The Ignavibacteriales bacterium genome has a window encoding:
- the pheT gene encoding phenylalanine--tRNA ligase subunit beta, whose amino-acid sequence MKVSQIWLKQFVDFKFTPEQFTEKLTMLGLEVESYEDLAKKYENFIIGEVIERAKHPHADRLTICKVNIGDAIQEVVCGAPNVAAGQKVVVALIGAIIPHNQHDPEGKPFIIERVKIRGVESNGMICSELELGLGKDASGILVLDEKAKAGTSLANYFGQTDVVYEIGITPNRADCLSHIGVAREIGLLVNKKLKMPKIVLKESTASAWKFAEIEILDKEKCPRYSARVLRNIKIGPSPKWLQDLLTSVGVRPINNVVDVTNYVLMETGHPLHAFDYDTLTGHKIVVKTAQNGEKFITLDGKERTLTAETLMICDAEKPIAVAGVMGGANTEITDATTNILIESAYFDPRNIRRTSKYLGLSTEASYRFERGTDINITVLAANRAAQMIQELTSGELLKGALDAYPKKQKPLIVKARVSRINSIIGTSLKKAQIISLLKQIDLAATSSSKDEILVSVPSFRNDILEEIDIIEEVARVYGYNNIETKTRAAIDFSSNVRTDLLQDEIRDYLIGSGFNEVLAIGLQDEATMALAGKPLVKAINPVSAEMAALRTSLVPSALRIVKHNRNHGVKDLRLFEIGNIYLLNTDKGPDTLDAYHEDERLLLLLGGHTAPVSYGSTSRDVDMLDLKGEVAALLSKFCLDNYRFIYYDNQESLCEPCIGMKIDGADAGFVGRVRVQIADELGIEEAVFVCELKIRAIHDGWARDRKFSSLPKFPGVTRDLAFTIEAALPQKSVEDVIRKVGQPLCTNVVLFDMYSGQQTGSEKKSLAYALEFQSPDRTLTDREIDDALKKIIEAVQRQCNGVLRS is encoded by the coding sequence AGAAGTACGAGAACTTTATTATTGGCGAAGTTATAGAGCGAGCCAAGCATCCTCATGCAGATCGGCTTACGATATGTAAAGTGAATATCGGTGACGCAATTCAAGAAGTCGTTTGCGGTGCACCAAATGTCGCAGCTGGGCAAAAAGTTGTTGTAGCGCTTATTGGCGCCATCATCCCGCACAACCAGCATGACCCGGAAGGAAAGCCGTTTATCATTGAACGAGTCAAAATTCGCGGAGTCGAATCCAACGGAATGATTTGTTCAGAATTAGAACTTGGACTTGGAAAAGATGCGAGCGGCATTCTTGTTCTTGATGAAAAAGCAAAAGCTGGAACTTCACTTGCCAACTATTTTGGCCAAACAGATGTTGTGTATGAAATCGGAATTACGCCGAATCGTGCAGATTGCTTGAGCCACATCGGTGTAGCGCGGGAAATTGGTTTGTTGGTAAACAAGAAATTGAAAATGCCAAAGATCGTGTTGAAAGAAAGCACAGCGTCGGCATGGAAATTTGCAGAGATTGAAATTCTCGATAAAGAAAAATGCCCGCGGTATTCGGCACGCGTACTTCGTAATATAAAAATTGGTCCATCGCCAAAATGGCTTCAGGATTTGTTAACCTCGGTTGGAGTCCGTCCCATCAATAATGTTGTCGATGTGACAAACTATGTGCTGATGGAAACAGGTCACCCGCTGCATGCATTCGATTACGATACGCTTACCGGACACAAGATTGTTGTGAAGACAGCGCAGAATGGCGAGAAGTTTATAACGCTCGATGGAAAAGAACGCACGCTCACTGCTGAAACATTGATGATCTGTGATGCGGAAAAACCAATTGCGGTTGCCGGTGTCATGGGTGGTGCAAACACAGAAATTACTGATGCGACGACGAATATTCTCATCGAAAGTGCTTACTTTGATCCGCGAAACATCCGCCGGACATCAAAGTACCTCGGACTTTCGACTGAAGCATCATATCGATTTGAACGCGGTACCGATATCAATATCACTGTTCTTGCCGCCAATCGCGCAGCGCAGATGATTCAAGAATTAACCAGCGGTGAATTACTCAAAGGTGCACTCGACGCCTATCCCAAAAAACAAAAGCCGCTCATCGTCAAAGCGCGTGTTTCGAGAATCAATTCCATCATTGGTACTTCGCTGAAGAAAGCACAAATCATTTCTCTCTTAAAGCAGATCGATCTTGCGGCAACGTCATCTTCGAAAGACGAAATTCTTGTGAGCGTCCCCAGCTTCCGCAACGATATCCTTGAAGAAATCGATATTATCGAAGAAGTTGCACGCGTGTACGGTTACAATAATATAGAGACAAAAACCCGCGCAGCTATCGATTTCTCTTCCAACGTGCGAACCGATTTATTACAGGATGAAATCCGCGATTACCTCATTGGTTCAGGATTCAACGAAGTGCTTGCCATCGGCTTACAGGATGAAGCGACGATGGCGCTTGCCGGAAAACCTTTAGTGAAAGCGATCAATCCGGTCAGTGCGGAAATGGCAGCATTACGAACAAGTTTAGTGCCAAGCGCACTTCGCATTGTAAAGCACAATCGAAACCACGGTGTAAAAGATTTGCGCCTGTTCGAAATTGGCAATATCTACTTGCTTAATACCGATAAAGGGCCGGATACACTTGATGCGTATCATGAGGACGAACGGCTATTGTTGCTGCTGGGCGGCCATACTGCGCCGGTAAGCTATGGAAGTACTTCCCGCGATGTGGATATGCTGGATTTGAAGGGAGAGGTGGCGGCGCTTCTTTCCAAGTTCTGCCTTGACAACTACCGTTTTATTTATTATGATAACCAAGAGTCTTTATGTGAACCTTGCATAGGCATGAAGATAGATGGCGCTGATGCGGGGTTCGTTGGGCGAGTCCGGGTACAAATTGCAGACGAACTTGGTATTGAGGAAGCAGTGTTTGTGTGCGAATTGAAGATCCGGGCAATTCATGATGGCTGGGCAAGAGACCGAAAATTCTCTTCGCTGCCGAAATTTCCAGGTGTAACGCGGGACCTGGCTTTTACCATTGAGGCAGCGCTTCCGCAAAAATCTGTGGAAGATGTCATCAGAAAAGTTGGACAGCCGTTATGCACAAACGTCGTTCTTTTTGATATGTATAGCGGTCAGCAAACGGGAAGTGAGAAGAAGAGCTTGGCGTATGCCCTTGAATTCCAATCGCCCGATCGTACGTTGACCGATAGAGAAATTGACGACGCGCTGAAGAAAATAATCGAAGCTGTACAGCGGCAATGTAACGGTGTATTACGCAGCTAA
- a CDS encoding cell division protein ZapA, with the protein MENSIKTIQLVRTMNGKSIRVKIFGNEYPLRGENEDLTKRVASYVDGMLMKIHDKIPEQPPLTVAVLSALNITEDLLQEREKNTQEVAHLEAEVEKLSNYLDNCLLSEPSDERLL; encoded by the coding sequence GTGGAGAATTCGATAAAAACTATTCAGTTAGTCCGAACAATGAACGGCAAAAGTATTCGAGTAAAAATATTTGGAAATGAGTATCCGCTTCGCGGAGAGAACGAAGACCTGACAAAACGCGTGGCTTCTTATGTGGACGGTATGTTGATGAAGATCCATGATAAGATTCCGGAACAGCCGCCATTGACGGTCGCGGTTCTTTCAGCATTGAATATTACAGAAGATCTTCTGCAAGAACGGGAAAAAAACACACAGGAAGTAGCGCACCTTGAAGCAGAAGTAGAAAAACTTTCCAACTATCTTGACAATTGTCTTTTGTCGGAACCGTCGGACGAACGGCTTTTATAG
- the rny gene encoding ribonuclease Y: protein MEPYILILIGALIGGGSFFMGWSLNARSGQNKIMDAQERAKKIIEEAEKEATTAKREKLLEVKDEWYQKKKEFESDAQSKRTKLQAYEKQLSNREENLEKKLDLLTKKESTLQTTGKEIADRQKRLIEQEKELDRLVEEENLRLEKMAGINREEAKKYLYQNLIETVKSEATQTLKDIRDTTKITAKKEAQKTIVQAIQRSAVDFTLETTVSVLNVGTDEMKGRIIGREGRNIRAFEAATGIDVIVDDTPEAVILSGFDPFRREVARVSLERLIADGRIHPARIEEVVEKVKKELEEEVIHTGENTLLEIGLHGAHPEIIKHIGRMKYRSSYGQNLLEHSIEVAYLTGIMASELGLDPVLAKRAGLLHDIGKTIDKSVEGPHALLGFELCKKFNEHTVVCNAVGSHHEDIPMEHPISALVQAADSISGARPGARRESVEEYIKRLEKLENIAKSFNGVINTYAIQAGREVRVIVSHEKLDDAAADQLSHDIANKIEQEMEYPGQIKVVVVREFRSVAVAK from the coding sequence ATGGAACCTTATATTCTTATTCTTATTGGAGCGTTGATCGGCGGCGGATCGTTTTTCATGGGCTGGTCGTTGAATGCGCGAAGCGGCCAGAATAAAATCATGGACGCTCAAGAACGCGCGAAGAAAATTATTGAAGAAGCAGAGAAGGAAGCAACAACCGCTAAACGCGAAAAACTTCTCGAAGTCAAAGATGAATGGTATCAAAAGAAAAAAGAATTCGAATCTGATGCCCAGTCCAAGCGGACAAAATTGCAGGCGTACGAAAAGCAATTGAGTAATCGCGAAGAGAATCTGGAAAAAAAGCTTGATCTGCTGACGAAGAAGGAATCAACCCTTCAGACCACGGGCAAAGAAATTGCGGACCGGCAAAAACGACTCATCGAGCAAGAGAAAGAACTTGATCGATTAGTGGAAGAAGAAAATCTTCGGTTGGAAAAAATGGCCGGAATCAATCGCGAGGAAGCAAAGAAATATTTGTATCAAAATCTGATTGAGACTGTGAAGTCTGAAGCAACACAAACACTCAAGGATATACGCGATACCACAAAGATTACAGCAAAGAAAGAAGCCCAGAAAACGATCGTGCAGGCAATCCAGCGTTCGGCTGTCGATTTCACCTTAGAGACGACAGTGAGTGTCTTGAACGTTGGCACAGACGAAATGAAAGGGCGCATCATCGGCCGCGAAGGACGGAACATCCGCGCATTTGAAGCTGCTACCGGCATCGATGTCATTGTTGATGATACACCGGAGGCAGTGATTCTCTCCGGATTTGATCCTTTCCGCCGCGAGGTCGCACGGGTTTCGCTGGAACGGTTGATCGCCGATGGACGTATTCATCCGGCTCGCATTGAAGAAGTGGTTGAGAAAGTAAAGAAAGAATTGGAAGAAGAAGTTATCCATACGGGGGAAAACACACTGCTTGAAATCGGTTTGCACGGTGCGCATCCCGAAATTATCAAACATATCGGCCGGATGAAGTATCGCTCCAGCTATGGTCAGAATTTGCTCGAGCACAGCATCGAGGTTGCTTATCTGACCGGTATTATGGCCTCGGAACTTGGACTGGACCCGGTACTTGCGAAACGCGCCGGTTTGTTGCACGACATCGGTAAAACAATTGATAAAAGCGTTGAAGGTCCGCACGCATTGTTAGGGTTTGAACTTTGCAAGAAGTTCAACGAACACACTGTCGTATGCAACGCGGTTGGATCGCACCATGAGGACATCCCGATGGAACATCCTATCTCGGCGCTTGTGCAAGCGGCAGATTCCATCAGCGGCGCGCGGCCTGGCGCGCGGCGTGAATCGGTAGAAGAGTACATCAAACGGTTAGAAAAGTTGGAAAATATCGCCAAGTCATTCAACGGCGTTATCAATACATATGCTATTCAAGCAGGACGCGAAGTGCGTGTCATCGTCAGTCACGAGAAACTTGATGATGCCGCTGCTGACCAGCTGTCGCATGACATTGCAAATAAGATTGAACAGGAGATGGAATATCCCGGACAGATTAAAGTTGTGGTGGTAAGGGAATTTCGTTCGGTCGCTGTAGCGAAATAA
- the coaE gene encoding dephospho-CoA kinase (Dephospho-CoA kinase (CoaE) performs the final step in coenzyme A biosynthesis.), which produces MTSSSKHILKIGITGGIGSGKSTVCSIFAHLGIPVLYADDLAKELSSTDSTVRKKLTTLLGESAFQTDGSLNRSFIASEIFSSKTMKQKVESIIHPRVEIEIERRMKELAQRGEHLVIVEAALIYEAGLYKKLDAVIVVDADESVRISRVRKRDVVSEDAVRNRMAAQLDVKKRLEKADYIIYNNGTSEELESKVRFLYSVFKQLADEGSHV; this is translated from the coding sequence TTGACGTCTTCAAGTAAACATATTCTCAAAATTGGTATCACAGGCGGCATAGGTAGCGGCAAGTCTACTGTCTGTTCCATCTTCGCACATCTCGGTATACCTGTACTCTACGCTGACGATCTCGCTAAAGAATTAAGCAGCACGGATTCAACCGTTCGTAAAAAACTCACGACACTGTTAGGTGAATCGGCTTTCCAGACCGATGGCTCTCTGAATCGCTCGTTCATTGCCTCTGAAATATTTTCCAGCAAAACCATGAAGCAAAAGGTGGAATCCATAATTCACCCGCGTGTCGAAATTGAAATTGAACGGCGAATGAAAGAGTTGGCGCAGCGCGGAGAACACCTAGTCATTGTTGAAGCGGCACTTATCTATGAAGCCGGATTGTATAAAAAACTCGATGCCGTTATCGTTGTTGATGCTGATGAATCGGTGCGTATCAGCCGCGTACGCAAGCGGGATGTCGTTTCGGAAGATGCCGTTCGCAACCGTATGGCAGCCCAGCTTGATGTGAAAAAGAGGCTGGAAAAAGCAGATTACATCATTTATAATAACGGTACTTCAGAAGAGCTTGAGTCCAAGGTGCGATTTTTGTATAGTGTATTTAAACAATTAGCCGACGAGGGTTCTCATGTCTGA
- a CDS encoding aspartate aminotransferase family protein: MSESIFEKESKYFFHTFHRLPLEIDRGEGIYLYTKDGKRYMDFFGGLAVNALGYNHPRITDAIEKQIHRYIHLSNYYVQDKTVELAERIIAASGYKRIFFSNSGTEAVEGAIKIARKWGRGTEKTRLLNLSNSFHGRTMGALSLTERPAYREGYEPFLPNTDSIEFNNVGDLQAKVNGQTLGVILEFIQGEGGINIISKEFVQELKTLHEKYGFLVIADEIQAGVGRTGKFFGFEHYDIHPDIVVIAKAIGGGLPLGAILGNDKVADVLTYGTHGTTFGGNPVACAAGCAVMEEIIDKGLMKQAGIIGEYLKSKARELQKQFPAIITEVRGYGCMLGIDLSRGGQPVVDELLNRGILINCTNTTVLRFLPPYIITQEQCDQLMFELHSVLKSSK, from the coding sequence ATGTCTGAATCGATTTTTGAAAAAGAATCAAAATATTTTTTCCATACATTTCACCGGCTTCCTCTTGAAATTGATCGAGGCGAAGGTATTTATCTCTATACAAAAGATGGCAAGCGCTATATGGATTTCTTCGGCGGGCTTGCCGTCAATGCGCTTGGCTATAATCATCCGCGTATCACTGATGCGATCGAGAAACAAATCCATCGTTACATTCATCTCTCCAATTATTACGTGCAAGATAAAACGGTGGAATTAGCTGAGAGAATTATTGCAGCGAGCGGTTACAAGCGCATTTTTTTCTCCAACAGCGGTACGGAAGCAGTCGAAGGCGCCATCAAAATTGCACGCAAATGGGGAAGGGGGACTGAGAAGACACGGCTGTTAAACTTGAGCAATTCATTTCATGGCCGGACAATGGGCGCGCTTTCTCTGACGGAACGGCCGGCGTACCGAGAAGGATACGAACCGTTTCTCCCGAATACCGATTCCATCGAATTCAACAATGTTGGAGATTTGCAGGCGAAAGTGAATGGTCAGACGCTTGGGGTCATTCTTGAATTTATTCAGGGTGAAGGCGGCATAAATATCATTAGCAAGGAATTTGTTCAGGAGTTGAAAACACTGCATGAAAAATATGGTTTTCTTGTCATTGCTGATGAAATTCAAGCTGGCGTTGGACGCACGGGTAAATTTTTTGGTTTCGAGCATTACGATATACATCCTGACATTGTTGTCATTGCAAAAGCGATTGGCGGTGGACTTCCGCTTGGCGCAATTTTAGGGAATGATAAAGTTGCCGATGTGCTTACGTACGGCACACACGGAACAACCTTTGGCGGAAACCCTGTTGCCTGTGCTGCCGGCTGTGCGGTCATGGAAGAAATTATTGATAAAGGGTTGATGAAACAGGCTGGCATCATCGGTGAGTATCTCAAATCGAAAGCAAGAGAACTGCAGAAACAATTTCCTGCCATCATCACGGAAGTGCGCGGGTATGGTTGCATGCTTGGAATAGATTTATCTCGAGGCGGCCAGCCGGTTGTAGATGAATTACTCAATCGAGGGATACTGATTAATTGTACAAACACTACCGTTCTGCGGTTCCTGCCGCCGTATATCATCACGCAGGAACAGTGTGATCAGTTGATGTTTGAGTTGCATTCGGTTTTGAAATCATCGAAGTGA
- a CDS encoding redoxin domain-containing protein: protein MELEPKHIHAPELYGNFWLNSEPISLRDYSGEVVLIDFWDYTCVNCIRTLPYIQEWQKKYKTFGLTVVGVHTPEFEFGASQERVQKALENFKITYPVMLDNKAIIWNAYSVRYWPTRCLVDRDGYIRFVQHGEGGYVEFERAIQQLLSEAGSHGELPALTVPFREEDRTGAVCFRPTSELYLGYLRGALGNPEGYNPESTLEYTDPGIYLPERFYATGKWMNERQCLRFDGNEGENGGILFPYQAREVNAVMGSRDGSVCEVGVQQNSQPLRKEIAGEDIILWSKQQSSLFVDVPRMYTIVRNKEFGSHLLKLITANPKLEVYSFSFTTSVIPELISTN, encoded by the coding sequence ATGGAACTCGAGCCTAAACATATTCACGCTCCGGAACTCTACGGAAACTTCTGGCTGAATTCCGAACCGATTTCTCTCCGTGATTACAGCGGTGAAGTCGTCTTAATTGACTTTTGGGACTACACGTGTGTTAATTGCATTCGGACATTGCCTTACATTCAAGAGTGGCAGAAGAAGTACAAAACATTCGGCCTAACGGTTGTTGGAGTGCACACGCCGGAGTTTGAATTTGGCGCTTCGCAAGAGCGCGTGCAGAAAGCTCTCGAAAATTTCAAGATCACTTATCCGGTTATGCTCGACAATAAAGCAATTATTTGGAATGCATATTCTGTGCGCTATTGGCCTACTCGTTGTCTTGTTGACCGTGATGGGTATATCCGATTCGTTCAACACGGTGAAGGCGGTTATGTTGAATTTGAACGTGCAATCCAGCAATTACTCAGCGAAGCTGGCAGCCACGGTGAATTGCCTGCTCTCACTGTTCCTTTTCGCGAGGAAGATCGTACCGGCGCTGTTTGTTTTCGCCCGACAAGTGAATTATACCTCGGATACCTTCGCGGCGCGCTTGGCAACCCGGAAGGTTACAATCCTGAATCAACGCTTGAGTACACTGATCCCGGCATTTATCTCCCTGAACGGTTTTATGCAACCGGCAAGTGGATGAACGAACGCCAGTGTTTGCGGTTTGATGGAAACGAAGGAGAAAATGGTGGGATTCTTTTTCCATATCAAGCACGTGAGGTAAATGCGGTTATGGGATCGCGTGATGGATCGGTGTGTGAAGTTGGCGTTCAGCAGAACAGCCAGCCGCTGCGCAAGGAAATTGCTGGTGAAGATATCATCCTATGGTCCAAACAGCAATCATCTCTTTTTGTTGATGTACCGAGAATGTACACGATCGTCCGAAATAAAGAATTCGGCAGCCATCTGCTTAAGTTGATTACTGCAAATCCGAAACTTGAAGTCTATTCGTTTAGCTTTACTACCAGTGTTATTCCCGAATTGATATCGACAAATTGA
- the metH gene encoding methionine synthase — MSKTFLEILRDKIIVFDGATGTHLQGQGLTPDDFGSEQLDGCNEYLVISKPSAVENVHTDFLEAGCDVIETNSFGGTRIVLAEYSLQDRVYELNFKAAQIAKRIAQDYSGKGHQRFVAGSMGPTTKLPSLGHISFKDMAMAYHEQAKGLAEGGVDLLCVETCQDILQTKAALYGVFEYFSQAKRKLPVIVSVTIESMGTMLLGTEISAALSSIEPYDVDVIGINCATGPKEMSEHIRTLADISPKPIFVMPNAGIPENIGGHAHYHLTPEEMAHYLSHFVKDLGVNVVGGCCGTTKEHIRQLVQAVGHLAPKKRDYEFIPGASSLYQSAAFRVDNPPTLIGERTNANGSKLFRDLLAKEDWEGIVAMGREQVKEGAHMLDVCAAYVGRNEAADMREIITRFNQQITIPLVIDSTEANVIEEALQRIGGKAVVNSINLEDGEERIGKIVPLCKKYGAAVIALTIDEQGMAKTAENKLSIARRIYNLVVNKYGMKPHDVIFDSLTFTLGSGDEEFRRSAIETIESIRLMKKEFPEVHTSLGVSNVSFGLSPATRQVLNSVFLHYAIEAGLDMAIVHQSKILPLFKIDEKGRELARQLVFDERRYEGEGENRKVVFNPLTELMVHYSGKMKEEKESKVVDGTIEERLKNRIIDGSKVGIQADLDEALKNYAPLEIINTILLDGMKTVGTLFGSGQMQLPFVLQSAEVMKSAVAYLEPFMEKNAESQKGTMVVATVKGDVHDIGKNLVDIILTNNGYKVINLGIKCSIEKMIEAAKEHNADVIGMSGLLVKSTLVMKENLEVLNEQNITIPVILGGAALTRRYVDQDLKSVYNGKVFYANDAFDGLRLIEEIKSGKKGDDRNERGIGQTEKENEETLIGTEAKIALMFAEEEKTPTRSKIRTDSEIPKPPFWGSHVVDDISLDEVFRYINEAALIRGQWRVVRGKKSEEEYRRILQEQIYPEFETLKLKIKKEKLFEPKVVYGYFPCQSDGNDLIIYAIPDDISNFEFPNSKLKKRLRFTFPRQKDDRFLCISDYFAPVNSGKIDVVAFHLVTMGKVASEHSKKLFDSNEYKEYLYFHGLSVESAEALAELWHKKIREELGIAGKDSPEIKRLFSQGYQGSRFSFGYPACPNLEDHKKLFDLLKPERIGVTMTDEFMLNPEQSTDAIVVHHPEARYFNIK; from the coding sequence ATGAGTAAAACCTTTCTCGAAATATTACGCGATAAAATCATCGTCTTTGATGGTGCAACGGGAACACATTTGCAAGGTCAGGGTTTAACGCCGGATGACTTTGGCAGTGAGCAGCTTGATGGATGCAATGAGTATCTTGTCATCTCAAAGCCATCAGCGGTAGAAAATGTACACACCGATTTCCTCGAAGCAGGATGTGATGTTATCGAGACAAACTCTTTTGGCGGTACGCGCATTGTGCTTGCAGAATATAGTTTGCAAGATCGTGTATACGAATTGAATTTTAAAGCCGCGCAAATTGCCAAACGCATTGCACAAGATTATTCCGGCAAGGGACATCAGCGTTTCGTTGCTGGTTCGATGGGACCGACCACAAAACTTCCGTCGCTTGGACATATCAGTTTTAAAGACATGGCGATGGCATATCACGAACAGGCAAAAGGTTTAGCCGAAGGCGGCGTCGATCTGCTGTGTGTTGAAACATGCCAGGATATTCTGCAGACGAAAGCAGCGTTGTATGGAGTGTTTGAATATTTTTCCCAGGCGAAAAGGAAATTACCTGTCATTGTTTCCGTGACAATCGAATCCATGGGAACGATGCTGCTTGGCACAGAAATATCTGCCGCATTGTCAAGTATCGAACCGTACGATGTTGACGTTATAGGTATCAACTGTGCAACCGGACCGAAAGAGATGTCCGAACATATTCGTACACTTGCAGACATTAGTCCTAAACCGATTTTTGTTATGCCGAATGCTGGCATACCGGAAAATATTGGTGGGCACGCACACTATCATTTGACACCGGAAGAGATGGCGCACTATCTTTCTCACTTTGTAAAAGATCTCGGTGTCAACGTTGTCGGCGGCTGCTGCGGTACAACGAAGGAACATATCCGTCAACTTGTGCAAGCAGTTGGCCACCTTGCTCCAAAGAAACGCGACTATGAATTTATTCCGGGTGCATCGAGCTTGTATCAATCCGCCGCGTTCCGCGTTGATAATCCGCCGACACTGATCGGCGAGCGGACGAATGCCAATGGCAGTAAACTCTTCCGCGATCTGTTAGCGAAAGAAGATTGGGAAGGCATCGTCGCGATGGGACGCGAGCAGGTAAAGGAAGGCGCGCACATGCTGGATGTCTGCGCGGCATATGTGGGGCGCAACGAAGCGGCGGATATGCGCGAAATTATAACGCGCTTCAATCAGCAAATTACAATTCCGTTAGTCATTGATTCCACGGAAGCGAATGTGATTGAAGAAGCACTTCAGCGCATTGGTGGCAAGGCTGTCGTCAATTCTATCAATTTAGAAGATGGCGAAGAACGTATTGGCAAGATTGTGCCTTTGTGCAAAAAATACGGTGCGGCTGTCATCGCATTGACGATTGACGAGCAGGGGATGGCGAAAACGGCGGAGAACAAACTTTCTATCGCCCGTCGCATTTACAACTTGGTTGTGAACAAGTACGGTATGAAGCCGCACGATGTGATTTTCGACTCGCTGACATTTACGCTCGGCTCCGGCGATGAAGAATTCCGCCGCTCGGCGATAGAAACAATTGAGTCCATACGGCTCATGAAAAAAGAATTTCCTGAAGTCCATACATCGCTGGGTGTGAGCAATGTTTCGTTCGGATTATCGCCGGCAACAAGGCAGGTACTGAATAGCGTTTTCCTGCATTACGCAATTGAAGCAGGACTCGATATGGCGATTGTGCATCAATCGAAAATTCTTCCGCTCTTCAAGATTGATGAAAAAGGGCGCGAGCTTGCGCGGCAATTGGTGTTTGATGAAAGGCGGTATGAAGGTGAAGGAGAGAATCGGAAAGTTGTCTTCAATCCATTGACGGAATTAATGGTGCATTACTCCGGCAAGATGAAGGAAGAGAAAGAATCGAAAGTCGTTGATGGAACGATTGAAGAGCGGTTGAAAAACCGCATCATTGACGGCAGTAAAGTTGGAATACAGGCTGATCTCGATGAAGCATTGAAGAATTATGCTCCGCTAGAAATCATCAACACTATTCTGCTTGATGGAATGAAGACGGTTGGGACTTTGTTCGGCTCGGGACAGATGCAGCTGCCGTTTGTTCTTCAATCGGCGGAAGTGATGAAGTCGGCAGTGGCGTACCTTGAACCGTTCATGGAGAAGAATGCGGAGAGCCAAAAGGGAACGATGGTGGTTGCCACCGTGAAAGGTGATGTGCACGACATTGGCAAAAATTTGGTGGATATTATCCTGACGAACAACGGGTACAAGGTTATCAACCTGGGTATTAAGTGTTCGATAGAAAAGATGATCGAAGCGGCAAAAGAACACAATGCAGATGTGATCGGAATGAGCGGATTGCTTGTAAAATCTACGCTGGTGATGAAAGAAAATTTGGAAGTGCTAAACGAACAGAACATCACGATTCCGGTTATTCTCGGCGGCGCGGCACTGACACGGCGTTATGTTGATCAGGATTTAAAATCGGTATACAACGGGAAAGTCTTCTATGCGAATGATGCCTTTGATGGTCTACGATTGATAGAAGAAATTAAAAGCGGAAAGAAGGGAGATGATAGAAACGAGCGGGGAATTGGTCAAACAGAAAAGGAAAACGAAGAAACGCTGATTGGTACAGAAGCAAAGATTGCACTGATGTTTGCAGAAGAGGAAAAGACACCGACGCGATCAAAAATTCGGACGGATAGTGAAATTCCGAAGCCGCCATTCTGGGGTTCACACGTTGTGGATGATATTTCGCTTGACGAGGTTTTTCGCTACATCAATGAAGCTGCGCTTATTCGCGGACAGTGGCGGGTGGTGCGCGGAAAGAAGAGCGAAGAGGAATATCGGCGGATTCTTCAGGAACAAATTTATCCGGAATTTGAAACTTTAAAATTAAAAATTAAAAAAGAAAAACTTTTTGAACCGAAAGTTGTGTATGGATATTTCCCTTGCCAATCGGATGGGAATGATCTTATTATCTATGCAATACCTGATGACATTTCGAATTTCGAATTTCCAAATTCGAAATTAAAAAAACGGCTTCGGTTTACATTCCCGCGCCAAAAAGATGACCGCTTCTTGTGCATCAGTGATTACTTCGCGCCGGTGAATTCAGGTAAGATTGATGTCGTGGCATTTCATCTCGTGACTATGGGAAAGGTAGCATCTGAGCACTCGAAGAAGCTTTTTGATTCAAATGAATATAAAGAGTATCTTTATTTTCACGGGCTGAGTGTTGAGTCCGCAGAAGCGCTCGCGGAGCTCTGGCATAAGAAGATTCGCGAAGAACTTGGTATTGCCGGTAAAGATTCACCGGAAATCAAGCGCCTGTTCAGCCAGGGATATCAAGGTTCGCGGTTCAGCTTTGGCTATCCAGCGTGTCCGAATCTTGAAGATCACAAAAAGCTTTTTGATTTGCTGAAACCGGAGCGCATCGGCGTGACAATGACCGACGAGTTTATGCTGAATCCTGAACAATCAACAGATGCTATCGTTGTTCATCATCCTGAAGCGAGGTACTTTAATATCAAGTAA